One Clostridium estertheticum DNA segment encodes these proteins:
- a CDS encoding SDR family oxidoreductase: MNENFNFPTSVPEQKQDKQPGLESLMNPRPIFENPDCIGSDKLMSKVALITGGDSGIGKAVALSYAREGADIAIVYLDEHEDAEETKRLIEIKGRKCILIPGDIGNDTFCNEAVKKTISELGKIDILVNNAAEQHPQNSIEDITVEQLEKTFKTNIFAIFYMVKASLPHLKEGATIINTSSVTAYEGHKTLIDYSSTKGAIVTFTRSLALSLASRKIRVNAVAPGPIWTPLIPASFSASEVGKFGNKTPMGRPGQPVELAETYVFLASVGASYISGETIHVNGGVVING; this comes from the coding sequence ATGAATGAAAATTTTAATTTTCCTACTAGCGTACCTGAACAAAAACAAGATAAACAACCAGGACTCGAGTCACTTATGAACCCACGGCCTATTTTTGAAAATCCAGATTGTATAGGTTCTGATAAATTAATGAGTAAAGTTGCCTTAATTACAGGAGGTGATAGTGGCATTGGAAAAGCAGTTGCCTTGTCTTATGCCAGAGAAGGCGCAGATATAGCCATAGTATATCTTGATGAGCATGAGGATGCAGAAGAAACAAAAAGACTTATTGAAATAAAGGGTAGAAAGTGTATTTTGATTCCTGGCGATATAGGTAACGACACTTTCTGCAATGAGGCTGTAAAAAAAACAATAAGTGAGCTTGGCAAAATAGACATCCTTGTTAACAACGCTGCAGAGCAACATCCTCAAAACAGTATTGAAGATATTACAGTGGAGCAACTAGAAAAAACCTTTAAAACCAATATTTTTGCCATATTTTATATGGTGAAAGCTTCCTTACCCCATTTAAAAGAAGGTGCTACAATTATAAATACTTCCTCCGTTACAGCCTATGAAGGCCATAAAACACTAATTGATTACTCCTCAACTAAGGGAGCAATAGTTACCTTTACTCGTTCCTTAGCTCTTTCTCTAGCAAGTAGAAAAATACGAGTTAATGCAGTGGCTCCAGGTCCTATATGGACGCCTCTTATACCCGCGTCCTTTAGTGCCAGTGAGGTTGGTAAATTTGGAAACAAAACTCCCATGGGAAGACCAGGTCAACCTGTAGAACTTGCTGAAACATATGTATTTTTAGCATCCGTTGGTGCTTCTTATATAAGTGGTGAAACTATTCATGTCAATGGTGGAGTTGTGATAAATGGCTAG
- a CDS encoding DEAD/DEAH box helicase, producing MLFENLNLITPIKKALVTEGYVEATPIQEAAIPSILKGKDFLGCAQTGTGKTAAFAIPILQILCGKQKVIKGPKNIKALILAPTRELAIQIGESFDAYGKHMKLTSAVIFGGVSQKNQTDALRGGVDILIATTGRLLDLMQQKFINIHHVEMFVLDEADRMLDMGFLRDVKKVIAQLPKIRQTMLFSATMPPEISKLVDSILVDPVKVAVTPVSSTIELINQAVYFVDKKDKKPLLIHLLQDKSIASALVFSRTKHGANKITKDLNNSGIEAQAIHGNKSQSARQLALNNFKAGITRVLVATDIAARGIDVEELSHVINFDLPNIPETYVHRIGRTGRAGLGGVALSFCDDEEKPFLKDIQKLIAKSIPVIEDHPYPASNLPIVVNKDNTKKASTGKSGANGYARRNERNQSGRQQPRNARATTKVAR from the coding sequence ATGTTATTCGAAAACTTAAATCTCATCACACCAATAAAAAAGGCACTAGTAACTGAAGGCTATGTAGAAGCTACACCTATACAGGAAGCAGCAATTCCTAGTATATTGAAAGGTAAAGACTTTCTAGGCTGTGCTCAAACAGGCACTGGAAAGACAGCCGCCTTTGCTATTCCTATACTTCAAATTCTTTGTGGAAAGCAAAAGGTTATAAAGGGACCTAAAAATATAAAGGCTCTAATACTTGCACCAACTAGGGAACTGGCAATCCAAATTGGAGAAAGCTTTGATGCCTATGGTAAACATATGAAACTTACTAGTGCAGTTATTTTTGGGGGCGTTTCACAAAAAAATCAAACTGATGCACTAAGAGGTGGAGTTGATATTTTAATTGCAACTACTGGTAGACTACTTGACTTAATGCAACAGAAATTTATTAATATTCATCATGTGGAAATGTTTGTGCTTGATGAGGCAGACCGTATGCTTGATATGGGGTTCTTGCGTGACGTGAAAAAAGTCATAGCACAACTACCTAAAATCAGACAAACAATGCTATTTTCAGCAACTATGCCACCAGAAATCTCAAAACTAGTGGATTCTATTCTTGTGGATCCAGTTAAGGTAGCAGTGACACCTGTTTCTTCCACTATTGAGCTTATTAATCAAGCTGTGTATTTTGTAGATAAAAAAGATAAAAAACCTCTACTTATTCATTTGCTACAAGATAAGTCCATAGCTTCTGCTTTGGTATTCTCAAGAACAAAGCATGGTGCAAATAAAATCACTAAAGACCTTAACAATTCAGGCATAGAGGCTCAAGCTATTCACGGTAATAAATCACAAAGCGCAAGGCAACTTGCCTTAAATAATTTCAAGGCTGGTATCACAAGAGTACTTGTGGCAACAGATATAGCCGCAAGAGGTATCGATGTTGAGGAATTATCTCATGTAATCAATTTTGATTTGCCAAATATACCAGAGACCTATGTACATAGAATAGGAAGAACTGGAAGGGCTGGACTTGGTGGAGTTGCATTATCCTTTTGTGATGACGAAGAAAAGCCTTTTCTTAAGGATATTCAGAAGCTTATAGCAAAATCAATACCAGTAATAGAGGATCATCCTTATCCTGCAAGCAATTTACCAATTGTAGTTAATAAGGATAACACAAAGAAAGCTTCCACTGGAAAGTCAGGAGCAAATGGTTACGCTAGAAGAAATGAAAGAAATCAATCTGGTAGACAACAACCTAGAAATGCTAGAGCAACAACTAAAGTAGCAAGATAA